The Aureispira anguillae genome contains a region encoding:
- a CDS encoding glycosyltransferase family 2 protein, with translation MHSPNITTLSIVIPAYNEGKTIHLILNKVKTVTLPANIQKEVLIINDCSTDNTEAAIQEYIEANKALNIQYFKHEKNKGKGAALHTGIAKATGEYLIIQDADLEYDPEEYTTLLKPILNGNADVVYGSRFMGGNPHRILFFWHSIGNKLLTFLSNMNTNLNLTDMETCYKLFNTQLVQGLNLTEKRFGFEPEVTAKIAKVPNVRIYEVGISYYGRTFAEGKKINWKDGVRAIYCIVKFNPIKTIKNIFFVTTLLFILIAFLCSLIKLIGLV, from the coding sequence ATGCATTCACCTAACATCACAACATTATCCATTGTTATCCCTGCTTATAATGAAGGAAAAACAATCCATCTTATTCTTAACAAAGTCAAGACGGTAACGCTCCCTGCCAACATTCAAAAGGAAGTGCTTATCATCAATGATTGTTCTACAGACAACACAGAGGCAGCCATTCAAGAATACATTGAAGCTAACAAAGCACTCAATATTCAATATTTTAAACATGAAAAAAACAAAGGAAAAGGGGCTGCATTACACACGGGCATTGCCAAAGCCACAGGGGAATATCTAATCATCCAAGATGCCGATTTGGAATATGACCCTGAAGAATATACAACGCTCCTCAAACCCATACTCAATGGTAATGCTGACGTTGTTTATGGTTCTCGTTTTATGGGGGGCAACCCTCACCGCATCTTATTTTTCTGGCATAGCATTGGCAACAAGCTTTTGACCTTCCTCTCCAATATGAACACCAACTTAAACTTAACGGATATGGAGACTTGTTATAAGCTGTTTAATACCCAATTGGTACAAGGGCTTAATCTGACTGAAAAGCGCTTTGGTTTTGAACCAGAAGTAACGGCAAAAATTGCCAAAGTTCCCAATGTTAGAATTTATGAAGTTGGCATTTCATATTATGGTAGAACCTTTGCAGAGGGCAAAAAAATTAACTGGAAAGATGGGGTTCGAGCCATTTATTGCATTGTTAAATTTAATCCGATTAAAACCATTAAGAATATTTTCTTTGTCACTACTTTATTGTTTATCCTGATTGCTTTTTTATGTAGTCTAATAAAATTAATAGGTTTGGTTTAA
- a CDS encoding trans-sulfuration enzyme family protein, producing the protein MAPTVVEEKKVGHKFETLAIRTQTKRTENREHSVPLYLTSSFTFDNAEQARSVFAGEEEAHIYSRFSNPNASEFIEKMCLLEGTEDGFATASGMSSIFASLAPFLKKGDHLVACRSVFGNTHRIITEILPDWGVEYTYVDIDQPETWEAAIQPNTKMLFAETPSNPALDFIDLEWLGKLTKKHGILLNIDNCFATPYLQKPAAYGADIVVHSATKWIDGQGRVLGGLVLGKKELVAQVYAFARRTGPAISPFNAWLLSKSLETLAVRIERHCENAYAIASYLEHHPEIESVKYPHLPSHPQFELAKRQMKLGGGLFTCVVKGGLERGRKFLDSLQLLSLTANLGDTRTIATHPASTTHSKLSPEDRQAVGIWDGLIRFSVGLEHIDDILADIEQALEKSKC; encoded by the coding sequence ATAGCTCCAACTGTTGTAGAAGAAAAAAAGGTTGGGCACAAATTCGAGACCTTAGCAATTCGGACACAAACCAAACGCACAGAAAACCGAGAACATTCTGTTCCCCTCTATCTGACTTCTAGCTTTACTTTTGACAATGCAGAGCAGGCAAGGTCTGTTTTTGCAGGAGAGGAAGAAGCCCATATTTATTCCCGTTTTTCAAATCCTAACGCAAGTGAATTTATAGAAAAAATGTGCCTACTAGAAGGAACAGAGGATGGTTTTGCTACAGCTTCGGGTATGTCTTCTATTTTTGCATCGCTAGCTCCTTTCCTAAAAAAAGGCGATCACTTGGTCGCTTGTCGTTCTGTTTTTGGCAATACGCATCGTATTATTACAGAAATTCTCCCCGACTGGGGCGTTGAATACACCTATGTTGATATAGACCAACCCGAAACTTGGGAGGCAGCCATTCAACCCAATACAAAAATGCTTTTTGCCGAAACGCCCTCCAACCCTGCTCTAGATTTTATCGATTTGGAATGGCTTGGTAAATTGACCAAAAAGCACGGCATTTTGCTAAATATTGACAACTGTTTTGCAACGCCTTATCTACAAAAACCAGCAGCTTATGGAGCTGATATTGTTGTTCATTCTGCTACCAAATGGATTGATGGGCAAGGGCGTGTGTTGGGTGGTCTTGTATTAGGAAAAAAAGAATTGGTGGCGCAAGTCTATGCCTTTGCTCGTAGAACAGGTCCTGCTATTTCTCCTTTTAATGCTTGGTTGCTTTCCAAAAGCTTAGAAACCTTAGCCGTTCGAATAGAACGACACTGTGAAAATGCTTATGCGATTGCCAGTTATTTGGAACATCACCCAGAAATTGAATCGGTCAAATATCCTCACCTCCCTTCCCACCCTCAATTTGAATTGGCTAAACGTCAGATGAAATTAGGAGGGGGCTTATTTACTTGTGTGGTCAAAGGAGGTTTGGAGCGAGGAAGAAAATTTCTAGATAGTTTGCAACTCTTGTCCCTAACTGCCAATTTAGGAGACACTAGAACCATTGCCACACATCCTGCCTCTACCACACATTCTAAACTAAGCCCAGAAGATCGCCAAGCCGTTGGAATTTGGGATGGGCTCATTCGATTTTCTGTTGGTTTAGAGCACATTGACGATATTTTAGCAGATATAGAACAAGCGCTAGAAAAATCCAAATGCTAA
- a CDS encoding homoserine O-acetyltransferase family protein, whose product MIYPKNIQVYQHQQVVELEQGGTLPEVEIAYHTFGKLNAAKDNVVWVFHALTANSDPTDWWKGVIGNNTLIDPEQHFIVCANVLGSFYGTTNPRSINPETGKQYGIDFPKFTVRDVVKIHHLLRQHLAISTIKLCIGGSFGGHQALEFVLMEPNIVQSLFVLATTARETAWSIAIHEAQRMAIETDPTWKDNSPKAGATGLKTARALGLISYRTIDAYVTTQTDDSPKLDQHKAASYVRYQGEKLEKRFHAHCYWHLSKCLDTHHLGRDRSSIEAALAQITIPTTIIGIKSDLLIPPSEQQFLAQHIPNANYYEIPSAFGHDGFLIEVKQINTILEQHLKLKL is encoded by the coding sequence ATGATTTATCCTAAAAATATACAAGTATATCAACACCAACAAGTTGTTGAACTGGAACAAGGCGGTACCCTACCAGAAGTAGAAATCGCTTATCACACTTTTGGAAAACTCAATGCGGCAAAAGACAATGTCGTATGGGTTTTCCATGCCTTAACCGCCAATTCAGATCCTACCGATTGGTGGAAAGGGGTCATTGGAAACAATACCTTAATTGATCCTGAACAACATTTTATTGTTTGTGCCAATGTATTGGGCTCTTTTTATGGTACCACCAATCCCCGCTCCATCAACCCAGAAACGGGCAAACAATATGGCATTGATTTTCCTAAGTTTACGGTTCGAGATGTCGTAAAAATACATCATTTGCTCCGCCAACATCTAGCCATTTCAACCATCAAATTATGCATTGGTGGTTCTTTTGGAGGACATCAAGCTCTAGAATTTGTTTTAATGGAGCCAAACATCGTACAAAGCTTATTTGTTTTGGCAACTACGGCTCGTGAAACGGCTTGGAGCATTGCCATTCACGAAGCGCAACGCATGGCCATTGAAACCGATCCAACTTGGAAGGACAATAGCCCAAAAGCAGGAGCAACAGGGCTAAAAACGGCTAGAGCATTAGGCTTGATTTCTTATCGAACCATTGATGCTTATGTAACAACCCAGACCGATGATAGCCCCAAACTCGATCAACACAAAGCAGCCTCTTATGTCCGTTATCAAGGAGAAAAACTCGAAAAGCGTTTTCATGCGCATTGTTATTGGCATTTATCAAAATGCTTGGATACGCATCATCTAGGAAGAGATCGAAGCTCAATAGAAGCTGCTTTGGCTCAAATCACCATCCCCACTACAATCATTGGTATTAAAAGTGATTTGTTGATTCCTCCATCCGAGCAACAATTTTTAGCCCAACACATCCCTAATGCCAATTACTATGAAATACCGTCCGCTTTTGGACACGATGGCTTTTTGATTGAAGTCAAACAGATTAATACGATCTTAGAACAACACCTCAAGCTTAAATTGTAA
- a CDS encoding FEKKY domain-containing protein encodes MRSIFILLIIISTHVAITAQDSWTDYIIGRPISGYMEAKKATAQEWGIQYKAIAAGCVISDEISQKAAEYEKNNALYFETLARQYGTDWKYYFELDVKKKLAIAQSKHQTEVLYEIVMEATPNKAYYTTKQLVAKAWGINYQAKFITGELSESVKAAIQKDMLASNAYEVQLNTIFGANWKETFLKEVALAVAKNNTKQTNATSNMIWTDYVLGKPHLAYFEAKEALAKEWGINYQAKFMGCVLRPKMEKERKRVNQKNTAYFAVLNQQYGEDWKSHFDRAVQKKLASQK; translated from the coding sequence ATGAGATCTATATTTATCCTTTTAATTATTATTAGTACCCACGTTGCTATAACAGCGCAAGATAGCTGGACAGATTATATTATTGGTCGTCCAATTTCGGGTTATATGGAAGCAAAAAAAGCAACGGCCCAAGAATGGGGCATTCAATACAAAGCCATTGCCGCAGGCTGTGTAATTTCTGACGAAATTTCTCAAAAAGCAGCAGAATATGAAAAAAATAATGCGCTTTATTTTGAGACCTTAGCCCGTCAATATGGTACTGACTGGAAGTATTACTTTGAACTTGATGTCAAAAAAAAATTAGCAATCGCTCAATCAAAACATCAAACGGAAGTGCTATATGAAATAGTTATGGAAGCAACTCCCAACAAAGCATATTATACCACCAAACAGCTTGTTGCTAAAGCATGGGGGATTAATTATCAAGCTAAATTTATAACTGGTGAGCTAAGCGAATCGGTCAAAGCAGCAATACAAAAAGATATGTTGGCAAGTAATGCTTATGAAGTCCAACTCAATACTATTTTTGGAGCCAATTGGAAAGAAACCTTTCTAAAAGAAGTTGCCTTAGCTGTAGCCAAAAACAACACAAAACAGACGAATGCTACTTCCAATATGATTTGGACGGATTATGTTTTGGGCAAACCTCATTTAGCTTATTTTGAAGCAAAAGAAGCCCTTGCCAAAGAATGGGGGATTAACTATCAAGCTAAATTTATGGGCTGTGTTCTCCGTCCTAAGATGGAAAAAGAAAGAAAAAGGGTTAACCAAAAAAACACAGCTTATTTTGCCGTACTAAATCAACAATATGGCGAAGATTGGAAAAGTCATTTTGATCGAGCTGTTCAGAAAAAATTAGCCTCCCAAAAATAG
- a CDS encoding phospholipase D-like domain-containing protein: MNKFLLLLMVVPTLLFSQETIQNVEQVEIQKNSFTLAWSTTLQGQGGVQYGTSPDLELGIQLEMPKNNQEHQVRLNNLKPATFYYARPLLINEQDTVWGATACYTTQSNSTGVIRVMFNQGIDPLYSNGNSPHIVSGGANIENEIIAMINQATSTIDIAVYNNTRSAIVAALTTAHNNGIRVRYIANSGSMTSNAALSNPSPPFPVFYANSSDLMHNKFMIIDANTVNSSWVWTGSCNWTYTDMYTNYNNSIAIQDQALAQAYVMEFDEMWGSSTANYNASNSKVGAQKADNTPHNFNIGGKTIEAYFSPSDHTTDEIESGLYSADHNIEFCILSYTRNELGTAIRNEHQSGVFEHGIMENINDIGSEFPWLQGQGVNILADNHATDLHHKYAIVDAEHVNSDPLVITGSHNWTTAAEERNDENTLIIHDADIANLYLQEFTLRWCEVKNNVNCTLPFTVYSAVDDLKVETSGLEVYPNPIAHQFTLEFDAITKKNLEAKLYTATGQQIIHYQLKGGQITYALNLGEVANGLYFLVVQEDKQTWRLPISIAQ; this comes from the coding sequence ATGAATAAATTTTTACTGCTACTGATGGTAGTTCCTACCCTTTTATTTTCACAAGAAACAATACAGAATGTCGAGCAGGTTGAAATCCAGAAAAATAGCTTTACCCTTGCTTGGTCTACTACTCTACAAGGGCAGGGGGGCGTACAATATGGAACAAGCCCCGATTTAGAACTAGGAATTCAATTGGAAATGCCAAAAAATAACCAAGAGCACCAAGTGCGATTGAATAATTTAAAACCTGCTACTTTTTATTATGCACGACCACTGTTAATTAATGAACAAGATACCGTTTGGGGAGCTACTGCTTGTTATACTACACAATCCAATTCAACAGGAGTGATTCGAGTGATGTTTAATCAGGGGATTGATCCCTTGTATTCTAATGGAAATAGCCCGCATATTGTTTCAGGAGGAGCCAATATTGAAAATGAAATTATTGCTATGATTAATCAAGCAACAAGCACCATTGATATTGCTGTTTATAATAACACTCGAAGTGCTATTGTAGCTGCCTTGACAACAGCGCATAACAATGGCATTCGGGTGCGATATATTGCCAATAGTGGGTCTATGACTAGCAATGCAGCCTTGAGCAACCCTAGTCCCCCTTTCCCTGTATTTTATGCTAATTCTTCAGACTTGATGCACAATAAGTTTATGATAATAGATGCCAATACGGTTAATAGCTCTTGGGTATGGACAGGTTCTTGCAATTGGACGTATACCGATATGTATACGAATTATAACAACTCTATTGCTATTCAGGATCAAGCATTGGCGCAAGCTTATGTGATGGAGTTTGACGAGATGTGGGGAAGCAGCACTGCTAATTATAATGCCAGTAACTCAAAAGTTGGTGCTCAAAAAGCAGATAATACACCACACAATTTTAATATTGGGGGAAAAACAATTGAGGCTTATTTTTCTCCTTCTGACCATACAACAGATGAAATTGAATCTGGTTTGTATTCGGCAGATCACAATATTGAATTTTGTATCTTGTCTTATACTCGAAATGAATTGGGGACAGCGATCAGAAATGAGCACCAATCAGGAGTTTTTGAGCATGGAATTATGGAAAATATCAATGATATTGGTTCGGAGTTTCCTTGGTTACAAGGACAAGGGGTTAATATTTTAGCAGACAATCATGCCACCGATTTACACCACAAGTATGCTATTGTCGATGCTGAGCATGTCAATTCTGATCCACTGGTTATAACTGGTTCTCATAATTGGACAACCGCAGCAGAAGAACGCAATGACGAGAATACACTCATTATTCATGATGCTGATATTGCAAATTTATATTTACAAGAATTTACCCTACGTTGGTGTGAGGTAAAAAATAATGTGAATTGCACCTTACCATTTACCGTCTATTCTGCTGTTGATGATCTAAAAGTAGAAACTTCTGGTCTAGAAGTATATCCTAATCCAATTGCTCACCAGTTTACCTTAGAATTTGATGCAATTACCAAAAAGAATTTGGAGGCAAAGCTCTATACTGCTACAGGGCAACAAATCATCCATTATCAATTAAAAGGAGGGCAAATTACTTATGCTTTAAACCTAGGAGAAGTGGCGAATGGTTTGTACTTTTTAGTGGTTCAAGAGGACAAACAAACATGGAGACTACCTATTTCTATTGCCCAATAA
- a CDS encoding IS982 family transposase, whose product MEDFTIAIYCFIDDYLKIKNRKASSKRKSSDAEIITTALVAARYFGGNYVKARLYLKEVHKFNFPDKSNFSRLLNKLSDTISSIFFGLGQSLKKLNTDSEYLIDSFPVTVCRNIRIPRCKLLNHEAYRGKNTSKREYFYGFKVQIITTKDGIPVEYFLSAGSYADITAFKSMNIDLPPGSKLYGDSGYTDYEFEDSYKELEQIHLLIVRKSNSKRKDHPSLTFLKDYMRKRIEITFSEITNFFPRKIHAVTAQGFILKIVLFIFAFTIDKTL is encoded by the coding sequence ATGGAAGACTTCACAATTGCAATTTACTGTTTTATTGACGATTATTTAAAAATAAAGAACCGAAAAGCAAGTTCAAAGCGCAAATCATCAGATGCTGAAATTATAACAACAGCTTTGGTTGCTGCTAGATATTTTGGCGGCAACTATGTAAAAGCAAGACTTTATCTTAAGGAAGTACACAAATTCAACTTTCCAGATAAATCTAATTTTAGTAGATTGCTAAATAAGCTTTCTGATACGATTTCGAGTATCTTTTTTGGATTAGGTCAAAGCCTAAAAAAATTAAATACAGATAGTGAATATCTAATAGATTCTTTTCCAGTTACAGTTTGCAGGAATATTCGAATTCCAAGGTGTAAACTACTTAATCATGAAGCATATAGAGGCAAAAACACATCAAAGAGAGAATACTTCTATGGCTTCAAAGTTCAGATAATCACAACAAAAGATGGAATACCAGTAGAATACTTTTTATCTGCGGGATCCTATGCTGATATAACAGCGTTTAAAAGTATGAATATTGATTTGCCTCCAGGAAGCAAATTATATGGAGATAGTGGTTACACTGACTACGAATTTGAAGATTCTTATAAAGAGTTAGAACAAATACACTTGTTGATTGTTCGTAAATCAAATTCTAAAAGAAAGGACCATCCATCTTTAACTTTTTTGAAAGACTATATGCGAAAACGAATTGAAATAACCTTCTCTGAAATCACAAATTTCTTTCCTAGAAAGATACATGCTGTGACGGCTCAAGGGTTTATTTTGAAGATTGTGTTATTCATTTTTGCATTTACTATTGATAAAACCTTATAA
- a CDS encoding T9SS type A sorting domain-containing protein has translation MKTLFLLFFCFLSVYTIAQPLSTAWIAPIPGSLYEQNNSMAQAPCGDVYTVGFFQGTFGSLTSVGSEDGFIAKYNDQGQLQWIKQLAGTSSDRVNGIVIANDNEIYIVGEFRDKFYYNNDSLVSQNQLDVLIAKLDSSGTIQWASSANGWGYESGNDIALMPNGNLVITGYYENNLDFGGSSLLANGLRDIFIATIDPQGNPQWLKTLSGPAFEEGKSIATDSSNNIYIAGSFRDFLYPNGNTVAGEGSYDVYLAKYDQTGQLLWIKTMGGPAADEGTYVKVDHHQNVVVTGWYDRYIQVDTVLLSGSKEEDGFAAKFAPNGDFLWVIPLAGTFDERTYGVDFDADDNLYIMGTLDSLLILGGDSLNNRHLNRPTDIFIAKYDEAGNYKWAQTLGHYYNDFCYDLLVKDATTIYLAGSFQDTSIFITDTLISQNDYDVFLAKFDIDTTVAIPKIPANVTNDIQQLLLYPNPSHQQSTLYYTLTQTTDVNILIYDLLGSVHQTILLKNQPIGPHQLKLNRPSREAGVYFVQIKTNRSSKVIELLVD, from the coding sequence ATGAAAACACTTTTCCTTCTATTCTTCTGTTTTTTATCCGTTTACACCATTGCCCAACCTTTAAGTACAGCTTGGATCGCACCTATTCCTGGTAGCCTGTATGAACAAAATAATAGCATGGCACAAGCTCCTTGTGGCGATGTTTATACCGTTGGTTTTTTTCAAGGCACCTTCGGGTCATTAACCAGTGTTGGTAGTGAAGACGGATTTATTGCTAAATATAATGACCAAGGGCAATTACAATGGATCAAACAATTAGCGGGCACCAGCAGCGATCGAGTCAATGGAATTGTTATAGCCAATGATAATGAAATCTATATTGTTGGTGAGTTTAGAGACAAGTTTTATTATAACAATGACAGTCTTGTCAGTCAAAATCAGTTGGACGTTTTAATTGCTAAATTAGATAGTTCAGGTACCATACAATGGGCAAGTAGTGCCAATGGTTGGGGGTATGAAAGTGGCAATGATATTGCATTAATGCCGAATGGCAATCTTGTTATTACGGGATACTATGAAAATAATCTTGACTTTGGAGGCTCTAGTTTATTGGCTAATGGCTTAAGAGATATATTTATTGCAACAATTGACCCACAAGGAAATCCGCAATGGTTAAAAACGCTAAGTGGTCCCGCATTTGAAGAAGGAAAATCGATTGCAACCGATAGTAGTAATAACATCTATATTGCAGGATCTTTTAGAGATTTTTTGTATCCCAATGGCAATACAGTCGCAGGCGAAGGAAGCTATGATGTGTATTTAGCTAAATACGACCAGACAGGGCAACTCCTTTGGATAAAAACAATGGGGGGTCCCGCAGCAGATGAAGGCACCTATGTCAAAGTAGATCACCACCAAAATGTTGTTGTGACAGGTTGGTACGACCGCTATATACAGGTTGATACCGTATTATTGAGTGGCTCTAAAGAAGAAGATGGTTTTGCTGCTAAGTTTGCTCCCAATGGAGATTTTCTTTGGGTAATCCCCCTAGCAGGCACCTTTGATGAGCGCACCTATGGCGTTGACTTTGATGCCGATGATAATCTTTATATCATGGGAACCTTGGATAGCCTACTAATTTTAGGTGGAGATTCTTTGAATAATCGCCATTTAAATCGCCCAACGGACATTTTTATTGCCAAATATGATGAAGCAGGAAACTATAAATGGGCACAAACACTAGGGCATTATTACAATGATTTTTGTTATGATTTGTTGGTAAAAGATGCCACTACAATTTACCTCGCAGGAAGTTTCCAAGACACCTCTATATTTATAACAGACACCCTAATTAGTCAGAATGATTATGATGTATTTTTAGCTAAATTTGATATAGACACTACAGTTGCTATCCCCAAAATTCCTGCTAATGTCACGAACGATATTCAACAGCTTTTACTATACCCTAATCCTAGTCATCAACAAAGCACTCTTTATTATACGCTAACCCAAACGACAGATGTTAACATTCTTATTTATGATTTATTGGGTAGCGTTCATCAAACTATTCTGCTAAAAAATCAACCGATAGGCCCGCATCAATTAAAGCTCAATAGACCGTCCAGAGAAGCAGGGGTTTACTTTGTACAAATCAAAACCAACCGATCCTCCAAGGTAATAGAGTTGCTAGTTGATTAG
- a CDS encoding PorP/SprF family type IX secretion system membrane protein, translating to MKKIILLCWSVLLISLSSHAQQDIQYTQFMFNKLNFNPAYAGTKSVLCLSAIYRKQWIGIERAPQTATFNAHGAVWKKRVGLGLSLTYDQIGFADRVSIETNYAYIIKFKDNSFLSLGLRGAMYYTQIRWDQADLIDNFDASIPQSTTSRILPNFGAGIYYQSKHWYGGISVPHLFVNKGDFNIAASNGTIEPEFTQHYYLMGGFIFDIAKGVQIQQNLLMKYVLHAPLAMDINVSFVFVKRVLLGLTYRVGSSVDAILQWQITPQLRIAAAYDFTVTQLQRYNSGSIEAMISYCFVKGKHKDQDREIFNERFF from the coding sequence ATGAAAAAAATTATATTACTCTGTTGGTCTGTCTTATTGATTTCTTTGAGTAGTCATGCACAACAAGACATACAATACACCCAGTTTATGTTTAATAAACTGAATTTTAACCCAGCTTACGCTGGAACCAAATCGGTGCTTTGTTTATCTGCTATTTATAGAAAACAATGGATTGGAATCGAACGGGCTCCCCAAACGGCAACTTTTAATGCACATGGTGCCGTTTGGAAAAAGCGAGTGGGCTTAGGTTTGTCACTTACCTACGATCAAATTGGTTTTGCTGATCGAGTAAGCATAGAAACAAATTATGCTTATATTATAAAGTTCAAAGACAATTCTTTTCTGAGTTTGGGTTTAAGAGGTGCGATGTATTATACTCAAATTCGATGGGATCAAGCGGATCTAATTGATAATTTTGATGCTTCTATTCCTCAATCTACTACCAGTAGAATTTTGCCTAATTTTGGAGCAGGAATCTATTATCAGTCCAAGCATTGGTATGGAGGAATTTCAGTTCCACATCTTTTTGTGAATAAGGGTGATTTTAACATAGCGGCTTCTAATGGAACCATTGAGCCTGAGTTTACGCAGCATTATTATTTGATGGGGGGCTTTATTTTTGATATAGCCAAAGGGGTACAAATTCAACAAAATCTATTGATGAAATATGTTCTCCATGCACCATTAGCAATGGATATAAATGTAAGTTTTGTATTTGTTAAACGAGTATTATTGGGGTTAACTTATCGTGTTGGATCATCTGTGGATGCAATTTTGCAGTGGCAAATTACTCCACAGCTTAGAATTGCAGCGGCTTATGATTTTACCGTCACCCAATTGCAACGATATAATTCAGGGTCTATAGAAGCAATGATTAGTTATTGTTTTGTAAAAGGTAAACACAAGGATCAGGATCGAGAAATTTTTAATGAGCGTTTTTTTTAA